In Bos indicus isolate NIAB-ARS_2022 breed Sahiwal x Tharparkar chromosome 19, NIAB-ARS_B.indTharparkar_mat_pri_1.0, whole genome shotgun sequence, the following proteins share a genomic window:
- the ZNF750 gene encoding zinc finger protein 750: protein MSLLKERKPKKPHYIPRPPGKPFKYKCFQCPFTCNEKSHLFNHMKYGLCKNSITLVSEQDRVPKCSKPNSSDPKQTNQPDPVVKPTSSKPVPSGLSHLDAKLQHSLAKDDIKENLDLHARGPHRCLGQKPTPHKEAAPPSPAPEAAVGTQPVLEGAVRPSAFVPVGEHRLKGQELTETPEALALTHAPAKASSFHTKSAFHAPGYPWRAGSPFLTPEFPHKIPSTKGFGATSPYVHPSITEYPPHFYTEHGLATIYSPYLLAGTSPECDSPLLSVYGTQDQRHFLPHPGPIPKHLNPAPSTYDHYRFFQQYHSSLPIPYGFYRPESAFSSYGLRLPPVAGISRDQSSHLLEEAALGYQALSPSKLNSSNSHKKHTELEKQSPTPEAKEPSKDGQRDTEGTKMSPRAGSAATGSPGRPSPTNFTQTSQPCAGLCGLSDAPTSSAPGRIPPPEQGLAAFKPIKKNTEHPHSQAPENRAASPKSLEALSTDAPTQLGSLEAAPSSPEDSSRAAPLNLSTKPEAEPAATCSPAHGGFVEPQDAPLNLSVKDPCNALTSRPSVCSPPRGAEPAAAPTPSPTQQREPASSGDRPDPSSVEAPVPSPTGKAQDIRAADSDEQKQTAAVALCQLAAYSPGNVEPAAQEPTCQPDAPTPRAPESQEAQCDLRPKGQKRTSPREVGKGQQGSKKAKPSDTARVFTLRKRTRVS from the exons ATGAGCCTTCTCAAAGAGCGAAAACCAAAAAAGCCACATTACATCCCCAGGCCCCCAGGAAAGCCGTTCAAGTACAAGTGTTTCCAGTGTCCCTTTACTTGCAATGAAAAGTCACATCTTTTCAACCACATGAAATACGGTCTTTGTAAAAACTCCATCACTTTAGTGTCCGAACAAGATCGCGTTCCCAAGTGCTCCAAACCAAACTCTTCGGACCCTAAGCAAACCAATCAGCCCGACCCTGTGGTGAAGCCCACCTCTTCCAAGCCAGTCCCAAGCGGGCTCTCACACCTGGATGCCAAGCTCCAACACAGCCTCGCCAAGGACGACATCAAGGAAAACCTGGACCTGCACGCACGCGGGCCCCACAGGTGCCTCGGACAGAAGCCCACTCCCCACAAGGAAGCAGCACCCCCAAGCCCAGCCCCAGAAGCTGCCGTGGGCACCCAGCCTGTTCTGGAAGGAGCTGTCCGGCCTTCAGCATTCGTTCCAGTGGGGGAGCACAGACTCAAAGGGCAGGAGCTCACGGAAACTCCTGAAGCGCTGGCCCTGACCCACGCCCCTGCCAAAGCCTCCTCCTTCCACACCAAGTCTGCCTTCCACGCCCCCGGCTACCCCTGGAGAGCTGGCTCACCTTTCCTCACACCTGAGTTCCCACATAAAATCCCATCCACAAAGGGCTTTGGCGCCACTTCCCCGTATGTGCACCCCAGCATCACGGAGTACCCGCCTCATTTTTACACGGAGCATGGACTGGCCACCATCTACTCACCCTATCTACTCGCAGGGACCTCGCCCGAGTGTGACAGCCCCCTGCTGTCTGTCTACGGGACCCAAGACCAAAGACACTTCCTGCCTCACCCAGGGCCCATCCCTAAGCACCTGAACCCGGCTCCATCCACATACGACCACTACAGATTCTTCCAGCAGTATCACTCCAGCCTGCCAATTCCTTACGGATTTTACAGACCCGAGTCTGCATTCTCCTCCTACGGCCTCAGACTCCCACCCGTGGCTGGCATTTCACGGGACCAAAGCTCACATCTACTGGAAGAAGCTGCCCTGGGTTACCAGGCCTTGAGTCCCTCCAAGTTAAACTCCTCCAACTCCCACAAAAAACACACAGAGTTGGAGAAGCAGAGTCCGACTCCCGAGGCTAAAGAACCTTCCAAAGATGGGCAAAGGGACACGGAAGGGACCAAAATGAGCCCACGTGCGGGCAGCGCGGCCACAGGCTCCCCGGGAAGGCCGAGTCCCACCAACTTCACACAGACAAGCCAGCCATGCGCTGGCCTGTGCGGCCTCTCAGATGCGCCCACGTCCAGTGCCCCAGGAAGGATCCCACCACCTGAACAGGGCCTCGCAGCCTTCAAGCCCATCAAGAAGAACACGGAGCACCCACATTCCCAGGCCCCAGAAAACAGAGCGGCATCTCCGAAAAG CCTCGAGGCCTTGAGCACAGATGCTCCAACTCAGCTGGGGAGCCTGGAGGCCGCCCCCTCCAGCCCGGAGGACAGCTCCAGGGCAGCCCCGCTGAACCTGTCCACGAAACCAGAGGCTGAGCCGGCTGCCACGTGCAGCCCTGCCCATGGAGGATTCGTGGAGCCGCAGGACGCGCCCCTCAACCTCTCAGTGAAGGACCCCTGCAACGCCCTGACCTCAAGGCCCTCTGTGTGCAGCCCGCCTCGAGGAGCCGAGCCCgccgctgcccccaccccctctccaaCTCAGCAGAGGGAACCTGCAAGTTCTGGGGACAGGCCTGACCCCAGCTCTGTGGAGGCCCCGGTGCCCAGCCCCACTGGGAAGGCCCAGGATATACGTGCAGCTGACAGCGATGAGCAGAAGCAGACGGCGGCCGTGGCCCTCTGCCAACTGGCAGCCTACAGCCCGGGGAATGTCGAGCCCGCGGCCCAGGAGCCCACCTGCCAGCCAGATGCACCCACCCCCAGGGCCCCAGAGAGCCAGGAGGCTCAGTGCGACCTCAGACCCAAAGGGCAAAAGAGGACGAGCcccagggaggtggggaagggccaGCAGGGATCCAAGAAGGCAAAGCCCAGTGACACAGCCAGAGTGTTCACACTCCGGAAGAGAACTCGGGTGTCTTAG